Genomic window (Streptomyces liliiviolaceus):
ATCGCAGGGACAGCAACACGCCCTCCGCCTCCGCCAGATCGGCCAGCGGCGTGTCGTCTTCGGGTGGGGGGTGGGGAAGGTTCTTCTCTTCCAGTTCTTCTTTCTGGGGAGAGTCACCGACCGGCCGTTCCCCCGGTCCGCCGACCGTCGGTGGGCGCTCACTCGGTGGCACCGGTGGCGCGGCGACGGCCGGCTCCCCCTCGCGGGCCCGGGTCGCCTCCTCACGCGTAAGGGTGACGTTGGCGAGGAGTTGTTCCGTGACCCAGCGGCCTCGCGCGCCCTGCTCACGCCACTCGTGCAAGTAGCCGCACTCGGTGAGGAGTTGCTTGGCCTTCTGGTACGCCCGACCCTTCATGCCCAGCCTGCCCGCGTGTTCGCTGAGCGGCCTGGGGTCGGCCCCCTCAGGCAGTCCCTGCACGTACAGCAGCAGGATCTTCGCGTCGCTGTTGAGCCGCGAGTGCCGTACGACGTCGTGTGACGCCTTCGTGTAGCGCCGGATCGGCGCGATAGCATGCCGAAGCATCCTGGGTGGACCTCCGCTTAAGACCACTCGGTGGTGAAGGTCCTCGGGTGGTGTTCGCAGCACCTCCGGGGACCGCTCCGCGTGCGGATGCGCACGGAGTGTGATGTCGCGATCACGTTACATGACCGATCACACGACTCACGACCTCCGCCAGCAACCCCGCCTCCACGAACGGCACTTCGGGCGTCGGCTCCGACCGCCAGTCCAACGGCCAGGTCAGCCCGTCCAACGCGGGCACCCCCACGTACGCCCAGCCCCGCGCGTCCCGGCCCAGCGCCCGCACGCCGTTGGGCCAGCGGTGGCCGGTGGCACTTTGCGGGGGCAACAGGAAGTACATGTACCGGCATCCCGTTGACCCGCGCACGATCGGGCCCGCCTGGAAATCCGTGAACTGGATGAGTTCGTACGCCACTTGTTCTGCGAGGACGCCCGCGATGCGTACGGCGTCGAAGTGGATACCGGCGTGGCGGAGGCCGTGGCCGGAGGCCGGGATCCAGGGGTGCACCCTGACCGGTGCGGTTTCCGAGTTCATGGAGCAAATGCTTATGGCCGCTCACATACTGTGACCAGGGTTATGCGGGGTCCGTGCACGTCTGTGCACTTGGGGAGGTCGTTGTGCACGCCAGTGAACAGAGCTCCAGCAACCTTGAGATGTTCGGCTCGTTGCTGCGGTTCTTCCGCGAACGGGCCGGGATGACGCAGGAGGGGTTGGGTGGGTACGCCGGTTACTCCAAGTCGCAAGTCGCCATGGTGGAACGGGGCGAGCGTGCGCCCAAGGGGAAGCTCGTCGAGATCGCGGACGAGACGCTGAGTGCACAAGGTGCACTTCTTGCGGCGGCAAGGAAGCTGAAGACCAGTCCGCTTCCGGCCTGGACCGCGACTTACGCAGAGATCGAAGCCGAGGCCACGGCGCTGCACACGTACGCGAATCACGTGGTACCCGGTCTGCTGCAAACGGAGGCGTACGCCCAGGTGGCGATCGGCTGCAACTACCCACCGCTGGAGGACGAGGAGATCGAGGAACAGGTCGCGGCGCGGTTGGTCCGCCAACGGCTCTTCCAGCGCAGGCCAACCCCCGCCCTCAGCTTCGTTCTGGAGCAGATCGCACTGACGCGTCCGATCGGAGGCCGTCACGTCCTCGGAGAACAGCTCCGCCACATCTTGGAGGTCGGGCGCAGACGCAACGTCGAGATTCAGGTCATGCCATCGGATCGCGAGACGCACTCCGGGCTGAACGGACCGATGATCCTGCTGGAAACCGTGGATCGACGCCAACTTGCCTACGTCGAAGGCCAGAACGGCGGCTACTTCGTGAGCGAACAGCCCTCCCTGGGCGACTTGTTCGGCAGGTATGGCACTCTGCGAGCTCAGGCCCTCACTCCAGAAGAGTCCGCCAAGTTGATCGAACAGGTGGCACACGAACTATGAGCACCGACCTGCACTGGTTCAAGAGCAGCTACAGCGGCAACCAAGGCGAATGCCTGGAGATAGCGATACCCCAGACCACCTCCCTCCCCACGATCCACATCCGCGACTCCAAAACCCCCAACGCCCCCACGCTCACCGTCACCCCGGCGACATGGTCCGCTTTCCTCCCGTACGCGGCCACGTACGGAAGTGATCAGCCCAACCCGCAGTGATCGAGTGCGATACGAACCCGGTCGAGCCCCTCCGCCCGCCAGTGGTCCCGGTCGGGCATCTGGTCGGCCCCGCGCCACCGCCAGGCCGAGAACAGCGCCCAGTTCAGGGCGCGACACCGGTGCACCAGGTCAGGGTCCGCACCCGCATAGCGCCTCCCCACTTCCTCAGGCGCGTGGGCGAGGTCGAACTCGACCGGCCCCCGGCAACACGTGCCGAGGTCGACGAAAAGCGGCCCCCTCCTCGTGTTCAGGAGATTTCCCGGATGGGGTTCGCCATGCAGCAACTGCTCGCCGGCGCTGCCGACGCCGATCGCGGCGCTCAGCCCGCTCAGGGTGGTGCTGAGGAGTTCGCGGTCGGTGTCGGACAGTTCAGGGGACCGCTTCCGGTCGTCCACTTCCCTCAACGCCACGGCGACCCGGTCGGTGAAGTGCGGCACGGCGGCCAACTCGATCCGGCGCAGGGCGGCATGGTGCCGTGCGAACGCGTCCGCGTAGTCGGCCGGTGCGATCTCCGGGCCGGCCGGTTCGTAGTAGGTCCAGAGCGAGACGGCGAAACCGTCGCGCACGTGGACGCGGGGCTCGACGCGAGGGTCGAGCTCGGCCACCGGAGCGCCGACGTCGACGAGACGCCGTGCGACCTCCACCTCGAACTCGGAATCGGCCAGCTGCCCCAGGGGCGCGACCCGGGCCAGCACATCACAGGGAGTCAGACGCAGGGCGACGCGGTCCGAGTTGTGGACGACGATCACCTCGTCGACCCGTAGGCCCAGCTCCGAAGCGACCGCCCGCCCTGCCGCGACGGCACGACGGAGTTCTACTGGCTCCACACCGATCCCCTCATCCACCTGGAGACAGCCCTACCCCGGATCGCTCCTGCACAGCCCCACGCTTCGCACGCCGCCCCGTACAAAGGTGTTGTACGTTGACGGTATGGCCGCAAAGCGCAGCATGATCACCTTTGCCACGGACCCGGAGACCAAAGAACGCATCCGCTCCTACGCGGAAGCGGCGGGAGTCGATGTCAGTACGTACGTCATGGCCGCCGTGGGCGCCGCGATGGCCCACGACGACCAGGTCGCCCGGACCTTCGCACCCCTCGACGACCTGATCGCCGAGACGGAGGCGCAGGACGCCACGACCGGCCGGCCGCCGCAGGAGGACGAACAGGATTCGGTACCGGACGCCGAGCGCGAGGAGATCTCCGCCTCCCTGGACGCCTTCTTCGGTTCGAGCACCCGGCACAGGGGCGTCGCATGACAGCTGTGGTCTACGACGCCGGGATGCTGATCCATCTGGAGCAGGGCCGAAAGAAGGCCGTAAGCCTGCACCAGGAGATCCTTCGGCGCGGAGGGCACCGGCCGATCGTCCCGCTCCCCGTGCTCGGGCAGGTCTGGCGGCCGGGAGCCGGGAACTACACCTGCCTGAAGGCTGTGCTCGCGGGCTGCACGGTCTATGCCGCCCGAGACTCACGAGCTCCGCTGTTCACCGCCAAGGGGTGGGACGACCCGCTCCACGCCTGCCGGCCGTGCGTGGCCGGGCACACGGAGGCCGACGGCAAGCGCGTGGGCGCGCTCGGTGCCCGGGCCAAGCTTCCCGCGAAGAAGGACTTCGACGTCGTGGACGCGTTGGTGCTCATGATCGCCGCCCATCACGGCAGAGCCCTGATCGTCACCACCGACCTCGACGATCTGCCGGCCTACCGGGAAGCTCTCGGCGAGCACCACATCGGCATCTGCCATCCGGACGCCCCCCAGCGGATTCTCTGACGTCGCGGAGCTACGAGAAGCCTCCCCGCGCGACGAAGGTCCTCGGCCCAACCTCACTCAAGGTCGCCCCGGTGAACACCGAACCCGAAGACACGATCAGGCGCCGCAAGCGCGCCTCCTTCCTGCGGTGGCTCGCCGAGGGCGGGCTGCCTGATCTCACCGGTCCCGTGGACCATCCGGACCGTCGACTCGTTGGATCCGTCAAACCCCTCAGACCCGTCAGACCCGATGCCACGCCAGGTCCGACATCACCGCAACCGGCAAGGACGGATTCGACGCCGCCGCTTCCGCCACCTGCCAGTCCGTGGCCGTGAGCAGTTCCGTGATGACCCGTGGCGGGAGGGCCGGGTGAGCGGCGGCCGTCGGTGCGGCCTGTCCGTCCTTCAGACAGGCGAGCAGCGCCGCGGCCGGTGCCGCGCGATGCCGGGCGATCTCGCGGAACGCCTTCCGCACCGGTGGTTCGTGCCGGGTCAGCTCCTCCAGCAGGGCCGGGGTCGCGTCCGGGTTGGTCGCCACCTTGGCCAGGACCCGTACGCCGTGGCGTTCGACCATGGTGCGCAACTGCGCCTCGGTGAGGCCGGGGTGGGGAGCCAGGGCCTTGACCACCTTCGCGTCGGGGTCGTCGGCCAGCCGGTCGCGTATCCCGGGCGGCAGATCCCGCCGGTGGGCCACGAGCATGCGGGACGCCGGGTCCGGTGACCGCGCGAGGTGCGCGATCTCCGCCGGTGAGGCGGCGGCGACGCGCGGCACCAGCGTGGCGCCGACCTTGGCGGTCGCGGCCAGGCGGGTGAGCACGTCCAGAGGCACGCGCGGGTGGTGCGCGAGCGCGCGGCGCACCTCGGGGTCGTGGTCGTCCGCCATCGCCCTGATCAGGGCCTCGTCGAGCGCGGGGTTCTCGGCGATGTCCCTGCGGATACCGGGGTGCGGGTCCGCGGCCAGCCGCGCGTACGCCTGCCTGGGCAGGTCCTGGCGGGTGGTGAGCACCCAGCGCAGGAGCGTCGACGGGTGGTCCACGAAGGCGACGACGGCTTCGACCGGGGTGGCGGGGTTACGGAGCGCCGCCTCCCGCGTGTGGTGGACGGTCGACTCGTGGGAGCCGTCGCAGGACGCGCCCAGCAGCAGATCGCAGTCGGGGCGCGAGCACTGCGGATCGTGGACGAAGGGGATCTCCTCGCGGTCGCAGACCAGACAGTGGCGCGCGGCCGGCTGTCCTGCTCCCGTGAGCAGCGCCGCCAGCGTGGCGGGCGGGGTCGCCTCGTTGGCCGCCACCGCCCGGCGCACCTCGGCGTGCGGATGTGTCGCGAGCCTCGCGGTGACGTCCGGAGCCGTCGTCCACAGGGCCAGCTCGGCCAGCACCCGTACGTCCGGGTCCGCCGCGAGGGTGTCCACCACGTCGGGCGGGAGGCCGGGGCAGGCCGCCAGCTTCTCCCGGCGCTCGTGGATCGGGTCCGCCGCCAGGAGGTGCGCCCACTCCGGGCGGCCGGCGCCCCGGTCGAGCAGGGCGAGGGCCGCGTCGGGCCGGGCGACGGGGTCGATGTCGGCGGCGGTCAGCAGTCCCTCGTACGCGAGCCGCACCGCACCTTCCTCGACCCGCTCGGCCAGCGCGAGCGCCTGCGCACGGCTGAGGTCCGCGCGGCAGGCGAGGTCGTCGGCGAGGTCGTCGTCCGCGAGGGATATCAGCCGGTCCAGCAGTTCGGACGGCAGGGCCGGATTGGCGGCGAGCCCGCACAGGATGTGATGCACAGGGGCATCCTGCCCGACCCGGCGCCCACTTCCCGGCCCCGGCTGTCGGGCCCGTTGTCAGACCCTCCCCCTACGCTTCGGATCACCGTCAACGCGGCCCCTGGCGCCGCTCGTTGGAAAGAGTGCCGATCTGTGCGAGTTCTGCCGAAGACCGACGCCGACTACCCGCCCATGCTGCTGGTGCGTACCGACTACCGCGACGACGACGCCTGGCAGCGGGTGCTGGCCGTACTCGACACGCCGTGGGTCTTCGACGAGGGCGACGAGGACAACGGCCGCCTCAAGGAGGACATCGTCCGCGTGGACGACCCCGCGTGGGCGGACGCGACCCCCTTCGACGTCCTCGCCGCTCTCACCGCGCCCGGGGAGGGGGATGAGGAGGAGGCCGGCGAGTGCGGGTGGCCGGTGGTCTTCCTCGCCGACCGCGCCAGCATGGAGGGCCCGGAACCGACACTCCTCGCGGTGAGCCCCGACCCGGAGGAGCAGACCGCGCCGTACCGCATACCGGCCCTGGAGACCCCGCACGAGATGCACTGCAACCTGGCCATCGCGAACATGGACTTCGACGAGTTCGGAGGCTAGCCCCCGGGCTCCCGGGCCCCGCCCCCGTCCCGGCGGTCACCGCGGAGCGAGGTGTTGCCTAGAGCGCACTCGACGACGTTGGCTGTGAACCATGAAGTACACGCAGCTGGGACGCACAGGACTCAAGGTCAGCCGACTCGTCCTCGGCACCATGAACTTCGGTCCGCAGACGGACGAGGCCGACAGTCACGCGATCATGGACGCGGCGCTGGACGCGGGCATCAACTACTTCGACACCGCCAACGTGTACGGCTGGGGTCCGAACAAGGGCCTCACCGAGGAAATCGTCGGAAGCTGGTTCGCCAAGGGCGGTGAGCGGCGCGACAAGGTCGTGCTCGCCACCAAGGTGTACGGCAACATGGCCGCCGAGGGCGACGCCTGGCCCAACCACGACAAGCTCTCCGCGCTCAACATCCGGCGCGCGGTGGACGCCAGCCTGAAGCGGCTGGGAACCGACTACATCGACGTCTACCAGTTCCACCACATCGACCGCAGCACCCCGTTCGAGGAGATCTGGCAGGCGATCGACGTCCTGGTCCAGCAGGGCAAGATCCTGTACGCCGGGTCCTCCAACTTCCCCGGCTACAAGATCGCCCAGGCCAACGAGATCGCCGCCCGCCGCGGCGGCACCATCGGCCTCGTCAGCGAACAGTGCCTCTACAACCTCGCCGAGCGCCGCGCCGAGATGGAGGTCATCCCGGCCGCGCAGGAGTACGGGCTCGGCGTCATCCCGTGGTCGCCGCTCCAGGGCGGTCTGCTGGGCGGGGTCCTCAAGAAGGAGATCCAGGGCGGGCGGCGGGCGAGCGGCCGGGCCGCCGACACCCTCGCCGACCCCGCGGGCCGCGCACGGGTCCAGTCGTACGAGGACCTGCTCGACAAGCACGGCATCGAGCCCGGCGAGGCGGCGCTGGCCTGGCTGCTGACCCGGCCCGGCGTCACGGGCCCGATCGTCGGCCCGCGCACCGCCGAACAGCTGGAGTCCGCGCTCCGAGCCGTCGAGCTCGAACTGAGCGACGAGGTTCTCACCGGCCTGGACGAGATCTTCCCGGGCCCGGGCCCGTCCCCGGAGGCCTTCGCCTGGTAGCCCCACCCGGGCAGCCGACACCTTGATGGGCCGCCCCGACAGGGGCGCCCTGAAGGGGCGCGGGGCTGTGTCCGTATGCGGCTCCGCCGCGGGGGCGCGACCAGCCACAGCGGACCGTCAGCCGACAACGGTCCCCCTCGACCGCCCGCAGCAGCGACCGCGTCACCTACCGACGGCCGCCGCCAGAGCCACCACGACGAACATCAGCACAAGCACACCGGCCATGATCCGGTTCCGCGTCTTCGGGTCCACGCACCGAGCGTAACCGCCCACCCTCAGCCCACCCCGCCTCGGGGTCCGCCAGGCGGCCCGCCGAGGGGCCACCGCGCAAGCACCTCGTACCGCGGCTGCTCCCCCGGCACCCCCGACACAGGCAGCCGGCTCCGCATCAGGCACAGCTCGCCCACCGTCCAGGCCCGCCCCTCGAACCCGTCCAGCGCGGACACGTACGGGGTGAAGTCCGCCGACTCACGGTTGCTGCGCGCCAGCGTGAGGTGCGCCCGGTAGGCCCGGTGCTCCTCCCGCGTCACCCCCGCCCTGCGCCCCGCCGCCACCGCCCGGTCGGCCAGCAGCCGCAGAGTCCGTACGTCCCCTGCGGCGCCCGCCCACAGCGCCCGTCCCCCGAAACGGCCCCCGCCGCGCAGGGACAGCGAAAAGGGATCCGTCCGCCGGGCCGACCGCTCCAACCGGACCGACAGCTCCGGTACGAGCCCGTCGTCGACCTCCCCGTAGAACGCGAGCGTGAAGTGCCAGCCGGGCCGGGTGGTCCAGCGCACTCCGTCGCCCGCCCCCGGCAACCGCCGCAGTCCGTCGACCACCGCACCGAGCTCGACCGTCACATCCTCCGGCGGCAGCACAGCGGCGAAGAGTCTCATACGCCAACCCTGCCAGCTACGGGTCAGGAACAGGGGCGCGGGGAACTGCCCGACCAGCCCCCACCGGGCCGGGCCGACAGACCGACGCGCGGGCCCGGGGCCCAGATCCGCCAGCCGCCCGGACGGCTACGGCTACGCCGCCGTCGCCAGCACCCGCTCCCGCGGAACGAACCGCACCTGCGGATGCCCGTGG
Coding sequences:
- a CDS encoding helix-turn-helix domain-containing protein, encoding MHASEQSSSNLEMFGSLLRFFRERAGMTQEGLGGYAGYSKSQVAMVERGERAPKGKLVEIADETLSAQGALLAAARKLKTSPLPAWTATYAEIEAEATALHTYANHVVPGLLQTEAYAQVAIGCNYPPLEDEEIEEQVAARLVRQRLFQRRPTPALSFVLEQIALTRPIGGRHVLGEQLRHILEVGRRRNVEIQVMPSDRETHSGLNGPMILLETVDRRQLAYVEGQNGGYFVSEQPSLGDLFGRYGTLRAQALTPEESAKLIEQVAHEL
- a CDS encoding DUF397 domain-containing protein, with the translated sequence MSTDLHWFKSSYSGNQGECLEIAIPQTTSLPTIHIRDSKTPNAPTLTVTPATWSAFLPYAATYGSDQPNPQ
- a CDS encoding phosphotransferase, with product MEPVELRRAVAAGRAVASELGLRVDEVIVVHNSDRVALRLTPCDVLARVAPLGQLADSEFEVEVARRLVDVGAPVAELDPRVEPRVHVRDGFAVSLWTYYEPAGPEIAPADYADAFARHHAALRRIELAAVPHFTDRVAVALREVDDRKRSPELSDTDRELLSTTLSGLSAAIGVGSAGEQLLHGEPHPGNLLNTRRGPLFVDLGTCCRGPVEFDLAHAPEEVGRRYAGADPDLVHRCRALNWALFSAWRWRGADQMPDRDHWRAEGLDRVRIALDHCGLG
- a CDS encoding DUF6924 domain-containing protein; its protein translation is MRVLPKTDADYPPMLLVRTDYRDDDAWQRVLAVLDTPWVFDEGDEDNGRLKEDIVRVDDPAWADATPFDVLAALTAPGEGDEEEAGECGWPVVFLADRASMEGPEPTLLAVSPDPEEQTAPYRIPALETPHEMHCNLAIANMDFDEFGG
- a CDS encoding aldo/keto reductase, which translates into the protein MKYTQLGRTGLKVSRLVLGTMNFGPQTDEADSHAIMDAALDAGINYFDTANVYGWGPNKGLTEEIVGSWFAKGGERRDKVVLATKVYGNMAAEGDAWPNHDKLSALNIRRAVDASLKRLGTDYIDVYQFHHIDRSTPFEEIWQAIDVLVQQGKILYAGSSNFPGYKIAQANEIAARRGGTIGLVSEQCLYNLAERRAEMEVIPAAQEYGLGVIPWSPLQGGLLGGVLKKEIQGGRRASGRAADTLADPAGRARVQSYEDLLDKHGIEPGEAALAWLLTRPGVTGPIVGPRTAEQLESALRAVELELSDEVLTGLDEIFPGPGPSPEAFAW
- the thpR gene encoding RNA 2',3'-cyclic phosphodiesterase, translating into MRLFAAVLPPEDVTVELGAVVDGLRRLPGAGDGVRWTTRPGWHFTLAFYGEVDDGLVPELSVRLERSARRTDPFSLSLRGGGRFGGRALWAGAAGDVRTLRLLADRAVAAGRRAGVTREEHRAYRAHLTLARSNRESADFTPYVSALDGFEGRAWTVGELCLMRSRLPVSGVPGEQPRYEVLARWPLGGPPGGPRGGVG